Proteins from a genomic interval of Enterococcus faecium:
- a CDS encoding MurR/RpiR family transcriptional regulator — MLIEEKLTKQELFTTTEKRIADYIRRNIEAAVYMTIEELAKATYTSHSAIIRLCKKMGFSGFKEFRFELGREVHQLIAQFNQTIDPNFPFSSEDSTQQIAKKMADLSIQSIKKAQLQIEHEDLDQIGKVLNKAQRIFLFAKGDSQITARKFQNKMVKLNKFLIMAEEYSDSSWNAANLTSEDCAIFISYSGRIHHYERIMTYLKHVEAPTLLITGNQHSEMAKQADMCLVISQEEYDFAKVATFSSQIAFDYVLNTLFSVIYSQNFEENIRNLKNKQELMQKGLLKEYRKT, encoded by the coding sequence ATGCTTATTGAAGAAAAACTAACAAAACAAGAGTTGTTTACCACGACAGAGAAACGGATTGCCGATTACATCCGTAGGAATATCGAAGCTGCAGTCTACATGACGATTGAAGAATTAGCAAAAGCTACGTATACTTCCCATTCAGCTATCATTCGTTTATGCAAAAAAATGGGATTCAGCGGATTTAAAGAATTCCGTTTCGAGCTGGGGCGGGAAGTTCATCAATTGATTGCTCAGTTCAATCAAACGATTGATCCTAATTTTCCTTTTTCAAGTGAAGATAGCACTCAGCAAATTGCAAAGAAAATGGCGGATTTATCGATCCAGTCAATAAAAAAAGCACAATTGCAGATTGAACATGAAGATTTAGATCAAATCGGTAAAGTATTGAACAAGGCACAGCGAATCTTTCTTTTTGCAAAAGGTGATTCTCAAATCACGGCAAGGAAATTCCAGAATAAAATGGTCAAGTTGAATAAGTTTTTGATCATGGCTGAAGAATACAGTGATTCTTCTTGGAATGCAGCCAATTTGACTAGCGAGGATTGCGCCATTTTTATTAGCTACAGCGGTCGCATCCATCATTATGAACGAATAATGACCTATTTGAAGCATGTAGAGGCCCCTACCTTGCTGATTACCGGAAATCAGCATTCAGAAATGGCCAAACAGGCTGATATGTGTCTTGTTATATCGCAGGAGGAATATGATTTTGCTAAAGTAGCGACTTTCTCCTCTCAAATTGCCTTCGATTACGTATTAAATACGTTATTCTCAGTGATATATTCTCAAAATTTTGAAGAGAATATCCGCAACTTGAAAAACAAACAAGAATTGATGCAAAAAGGCCTTCTTAAAGAATATCGGAAAACTTAA